From a region of the Hippopotamus amphibius kiboko isolate mHipAmp2 chromosome 3, mHipAmp2.hap2, whole genome shotgun sequence genome:
- the LOC130849859 gene encoding heterogeneous nuclear ribonucleoprotein A1-like, with amino-acid sequence MSKSESPKEPEQLRKLFIGGLSFETTDESLRSHSEQWGTLTDCVVMRDPNTKRSRGFGFVTYATVEEVDEAMNARPHKVDGRVVEPKRAVSREDPQRPGAHLTVKKIFVGGIKEDTEEHHLRDYFEQYGKIEVIEIMTDRGSGKKRGFAFVTFDDHDSVDKTVIQKYHTVNGHNCEVRKALSKQEMASASSSQRGRSGSGNFGGGRGGGFGGNDNFGRGGNFSGRGGFGGSRGGGGYGGSGDGYNGFGNDGGYGGGGPGYSGGSRGYGSGGQGYGNQDSGYGRSGSYDSYNNGGGGGGFGGGSGSNFGGGGSYNDFGNYNNQSSNFGPMKGGKFGGRSSGPYGGGGQYFAKSRNQGGYGGSSGSSSYGSGRRF; translated from the coding sequence ATGTCTAAGTCAGAGTCTCCCAAAGAGCCCGAACAGCTGCGGAAGCTCTTCATCGGAGGTTTGAGCTTTGAAACAACCGATGAGAGTCTGAGGAGCCATTCTGAGCAATGGGGAACGCTCACAGACTGTGTGGTAATGAGGGATCCAAACACGAAGCGCTCCAGAGGCTTCGGGTTTGTCACCTATGCCACTGTGGAGGAGGTGGATGAGGCCATGAATGCAAGGCCACACAAGGTGGATGGAAGAGTTGTGGAACCAAAGAGGGCCGTCTCAAGAGAAGATCCTCAAAGACCTGGTGCCCACttaactgtgaaaaagatttttgtcggtggcattaaagaagacactgaggaacatcacttaagagattattttgaacagtatgggaaaattgaagtgattgaaatcatgactgaccgaggcagtggcaaaaagagaggctttgcTTTCGTAACCTTTGATGACCATGACTCCGTAGACAAGACTGTCATTCAGAAATACCACACTGTGAATGGCCACAACTGTGAAGTAAGGAAAGCCCTatctaagcaagagatggctagtgctTCATCGAGTCAGAGAGGTCGAAGTGGCTCTGGAAACTTTGGTGGTGGTCGtggaggtggttttggtgggaatgacaactttggtcgtggaggaaacttcagtggtcgaggtggctttggtggcagccgcggtggtggtggatatggtggcagtggggatggctaTAATGGATTTGGTAATGATGGTGGTTATGGAGGAGGCGGCCCTGGTTActctggaggaagcagaggctaTGGAAGTGGTGGACAGGGTTACGGAAACCAGGACAGTGGCTATGGCAGGAGTGGCAGCTATGACAGCTATAACAAcggaggaggcggaggcggctttggtggtggtagtggaagcaattttggaggtggtggaagctacaatgattttggcaattacaacaatcaatcttcaaattttggacccaTGAAAGGAGGGAAATTTGGAGGCAGAAGTTCTGGCCCCTATGGCGGTGGAGGCCAATACTTTGCCAAATCACGAAACCAAGGTGGCTATGGCGGTTCTAGCGGCAGCAGTAGCTATGGCAGtggcagaaggttttaa